Proteins from one Bombus pyrosoma isolate SC7728 linkage group LG16, ASM1482585v1, whole genome shotgun sequence genomic window:
- the LOC122576424 gene encoding aminoacylase-1-like has product MSSSSQAQLNTTAVENFREYLRIPSVQPNINYDDCVAFLRKQAESLNLPIKVYHVQANKPIVVITWIGTEPIKPAILLNSHMDVVPVFEDKWTYAPFSAHMDEKGNIYARGSQDMKCVGIQYLEAIRRLKLAKQHFKRTIHISFVPDEEIGGDLGMKDFVHTKDFKELNIGFSLDEGVASPEEYFYMFYGERAIWHVEVECKGTPGHGSILHDNTAGEKIRVIIDRFMDYRAQEKEKLKDPKVQMGDVTTINLTQLKGGVQTNVVPTSLTAIFDIRIEPSVDHTEFEAMIKRWCEEAGADVTYSFEQKDPKIENTKLDDSNPFWIAFKKACDDLKIKLQIGIFPGGTDSRYIRQVGIPSIGFSPMNKTKILLHDHDEYLNKDIFLKGIDIYMKIIQAVANI; this is encoded by the exons ATGTCTTCGTCCTCGCAAGCTCAGCTGAACACAACAGCTGTAGAAAATTTTCGCGAATATTTGCGGATACCTTCTGTCCAACCAAACATCAATTACG ATGATTGTGTTGCATTCCTTCGGAAACAGGCAGAATCTCTCAATTTACCTATTAAAGTGTATCATGTCCAGGCGAATAAACCAATTGTTGTGATAACATGGATAGGAACAGAACCAATAAAACCAGCTATTCTATTAAATAGTCACATGGATGTTGTACCTGTATTTGAA GATAAATGGACCTATGCACCTTTTAGTGCTCATATggatgaaaaaggaaacatttaTGCTCGTGGTAGCCAGGACATGAAATGTGTTGGAATTCAATATTTGGAAGCAATTCGCCGTTTAAAACTTGCTAAACAACATTTTAAGAGAACTATTCATATCTCTTTTGTACCTGATGAAGAAATAGGAGGAGATCTTGGCATGAAAGATTTTGTACATACCAAGGACTTCAAAGAGTTAAATATTGGTTTCTCTCTGGATGAAGGTGTAGCTTCGcccgaagaatatttttatatgttttatggTGAAAGAGCAATTTGGCATGTCGAAGTAGAATGTAAGGGTACTCCCGGTCATGGATCCATTTTACATGATAATACAGCTGGTGAAAAAATAAGAGTTATAATTGATCGTTTTATGGACTATAGAGCTcaggagaaagaaaagttgaaaGATCCAAAAGTACAGATGGGCGATGTTACAACCATAAACTTAACACAATTGAAG GGTGGCGTGCAAACAAACGTAGTACCTACTTCGTTAACGGCAATTTTTGATATTCGAATTGAGCCTTCCGTCGATCACACCGAGTTCGAAGCTATGATCAAAAGATGGTGTGAGGAAGCTGGTGCCGATGTTACGTATTCGTTCGAACAAAAAGATCCCAAGATCGAGAACACAAAGTTAGACGATTCTAATCCCTTCTGGATCGCTTTTAAAAAAGCTTGTGACGATCTTAAAATAAAGTTGCAAATAGGGATCTTTCCAGGCGGAACAGACAGTCGCTATATAAGACAG GTTGGAATACCTTCCATTGGTTTTTCACCCatgaataaaacgaaaatactTCTTCACGATCACGATGAATATCTGAACAAAGATATATTCTTAAAGggtattgatatatatatgaaaataatacaagcaGTAGCAAATATCTAA